AGTCCCGCTCGGAGTGCAGCACGAGCACGGGGCAGGTGATGTCCTTCAGCCGGTCCTGGACGCTCCAGCCAATGAGCCCCCGCGTCGCGCGCAGGTACACGTCACGCGCGTTGGCGCCCAGGGATTCGATGGCCCGTTGGCGCAGGGCCTCCTGCTCCGGCTTGGGGAACAGCTTCGGGGCCACGCGCTTCGCCAGCCCCTTGGGACCCAGCAGGCGCAGCACCCAGAGGCGCGCCGCGAACTCCAGCTTGCGGCGGAACGTGCGCGCCACCATGTCCGGCCCGCTGTTGACCACGGTCAGGCTGCGCACCAGGTCCGGCCGGTCCACCGCCAACTGGAAGCCCATCATCCCGCCCATGGACAGGCCCATGACGTGCACCTGCGTCAGCCCCAGCCCGTCACACAGCGCGGCGATGTCCCTGGCGAAGAGGGCCACGCCGTACGCGCCCGCCGGCTTGTCGCTCTGGCCGTGGCCCCTCGCGTCCGGCACCAGCACCCGGTGATGCGCGGACAGCCGGGGCACCACCGCGTCCCAGTCGCTGCCGGACGAACCCAGCCCGTGGAGGAGCAGGATGGGCGCTCCCTCGCCGGACTCCTGGAAGTGCAGGGTGACGCCGTCGGGAAGGGTGAACGTGGGCATCGGCTTGTGAACGACCGTTCAGAGAGGGGATGAACTACGCTTCCAGCATCGGTGGAACCGTAACTGAACGACCGTTCGTTTTTCAAGGTGACCCCATGGTGTCTTCCTCTCCATCCCGTCTTCGCGCGCGCAAGGCGGTGCTCCCGGACTCGGCGTCGGCTGACGGCACGCGCCGCCGCATCCTGGAGACGGCGCTCCAGCTCTTCGCGAGCCGGGGCTTCCACGACGCGTCCATCCGGGACCTGGCCAAGGAGCTGGAGCTGCGGCCCAGCGCGCTCTACGCGCACTTCCCCTCCAAGGAGCACGTGCTGGCGGAGCTGGTGCGGCTGGGGCACGAGGCGCACCACGAGGGCCTGCGCACGGCGCTGCTCGGCGCGGGGGCGAAGCCGGTGGAGCAGCTCCGGGCCCTGGTCCGGGCGCACACGCGACTGCACGCGATGCATCCGCAGCTGGCCGTGGTGGTGAACGACGAAATCCACGCGCTGCCGCCGGAGCTGGCGGCGCCGTCCCTGGCGCTGCGGGAGCAGTCGGCGGCGCTGCTGATGGCGGTCATCGAGCGGGGGCGCGCCCAGGGCGTGTTCTCCGTGCCGCACGCGGGCGTCGTCGCCGCGGCCATCTCCGCCATGGGGCTGCGGCTGCCCTACTGGTTCGAGCCCACGCCCGCGCTCGACGTGGACGCGCTGGCGGATCTGCACGCGGAGCTGGCGCTGCGGATGCTGGGGGCCAAGGCGGGGAAGTGACGGATTAGGATGTTCACTCCCTCTTGGCTGGCTGGAGCTAACGATGGCCTGCGGCCCATGTGTCGCGAGAAAGCCTTCGAATGTTCTGCTTTTTCGCTAACCAATGGCCTCCGCAATGGATGTCATAGATGCGTCGCTCCCTGGCTTGGCAGGGATTGCTCACTCCGAATCTTCTTTGGGGGACTCCATCGAAGCTCGCAAGTCTCGGAGAAACGCATCGAGAGTTCTGATGCTACGAGTGTCAAGAGGAAGTGCAGATTGTGGGCTGTCCTGTGGAGCAGTGGTTAATGGTCGCAAGGGCAGCAGAATGTGTCCGGCGGAGTTTATCTCCTCGATGAGGTCAAGGCTCTCAAAGTGCCCGCAGTAAACAACTACTCCATGCGGGCTAGGAAAACAGGCCTTGCCGGAATCGATTAGTACGAGGTCTTGGGCGTACTCTGACACTTTGCCCATCTTCTTTCGAATGTCTTCCGCTGGTTTGTCGGCAATGGTGTCAACACCTTCGGAAAAAATGGCATCCCCGACAGCTACGGCAAGTCGATTTCCTCGTCGTAGCTCGAACCAGAAGTCAGGTTCTCTAGGGCCCTGGCGGGAATAAAGCCCAGGAGGTGTATCTGGGGCGTGTCCTGGGATTTCCCTCTTCCAAGCATTCGCCTTCGGGACCTTGAGGTATTTTGGATGAGAATG
The sequence above is drawn from the Corallococcus sp. NCRR genome and encodes:
- a CDS encoding alpha/beta fold hydrolase, giving the protein MPTFTLPDGVTLHFQESGEGAPILLLHGLGSSGSDWDAVVPRLSAHHRVLVPDARGHGQSDKPAGAYGVALFARDIAALCDGLGLTQVHVMGLSMGGMMGFQLAVDRPDLVRSLTVVNSGPDMVARTFRRKLEFAARLWVLRLLGPKGLAKRVAPKLFPKPEQEALRQRAIESLGANARDVYLRATRGLIGWSVQDRLKDITCPVLVLHSERDYTPLSTKQAYAGQFKDAWLQVLTDSGHAAPVDQPGQVAAAVERFLREVESPGRMARPG
- a CDS encoding TetR/AcrR family transcriptional regulator, producing MVSSSPSRLRARKAVLPDSASADGTRRRILETALQLFASRGFHDASIRDLAKELELRPSALYAHFPSKEHVLAELVRLGHEAHHEGLRTALLGAGAKPVEQLRALVRAHTRLHAMHPQLAVVVNDEIHALPPELAAPSLALREQSAALLMAVIERGRAQGVFSVPHAGVVAAAISAMGLRLPYWFEPTPALDVDALADLHAELALRMLGAKAGK